In the genome of Streptomyces globosus, one region contains:
- a CDS encoding M56 family metallopeptidase has product MGVFVFLPLVLPLTAWPIARLAEFRLHPRTATRLLTWTAVLLAVCSTLCLALLMVVGTAQLPGNPLPDGWSDPEVRKAVPYDEVAGRVAIPALLAVTVSCLAAGWRHVRVRRQAARAVAGLAGRSVAVLPDQAAYAYALPAWRGGGQVVVSSGMLAGLTPGERRALFAHERAHLAYRHHRFLLGVQLAARANPFLRPLRTAVAFTAERWADEEAAARTGSRRTVALAVGKSALVSRGAPGASLAHFAAGPVPRRVAALLGPAPVARNWFSVFTTLGLAMWTAAAGVTVSALSSANSAVTLFFILHAALDA; this is encoded by the coding sequence ATGGGGGTTTTCGTCTTCCTGCCGCTCGTACTGCCGTTGACTGCCTGGCCGATTGCCCGGCTGGCCGAGTTCCGGCTCCATCCGCGCACGGCCACGCGGCTGCTGACGTGGACGGCGGTGCTGCTCGCGGTGTGCAGCACGCTGTGCCTGGCGCTGCTGATGGTTGTCGGAACCGCACAGCTGCCGGGCAATCCCCTGCCGGACGGCTGGTCGGATCCGGAGGTCCGCAAGGCGGTCCCCTACGACGAGGTCGCCGGGCGGGTGGCGATCCCGGCGCTCCTCGCCGTCACGGTGTCCTGCCTGGCGGCCGGGTGGCGGCATGTGAGGGTGCGCAGGCAGGCTGCGCGCGCTGTGGCGGGGCTGGCCGGCAGATCGGTGGCGGTGCTGCCCGATCAGGCTGCGTACGCGTACGCGCTGCCCGCCTGGCGGGGTGGCGGGCAGGTCGTGGTCAGCTCCGGCATGCTGGCCGGGCTCACTCCGGGCGAGCGGCGGGCGCTGTTCGCCCACGAGCGCGCCCATCTGGCGTACCGCCACCACCGGTTCCTGCTGGGGGTGCAGCTGGCGGCGCGTGCCAACCCGTTCCTGCGCCCGCTGCGGACGGCGGTGGCCTTCACGGCGGAGCGGTGGGCGGACGAGGAGGCGGCGGCCCGGACCGGCAGTCGCCGCACGGTCGCACTGGCGGTGGGCAAGTCGGCTCTCGTGTCCAGAGGGGCGCCCGGGGCGTCGCTGGCGCACTTCGCCGCCGGGCCGGTGCCGCGCCGGGTGGCGGCGCTGCTGGGCCCCGCGCCCGTTGCGAGGAACTGGTTCTCGGTGTTCACGACGCTGGGCCTGGCCATGTGGACGGCTGCCGCGGGAGTGACGGTGTCGGCTCTGTCGTCGGCCAACTCGGCGGTGACGCTGTTCTTCATCCTGCACGCCGCGCTCGACGCGTAG
- a CDS encoding BlaI/MecI/CopY family transcriptional regulator: MRDDANSGAGQASRRRGQGELEAQVLAAVGEGSGPVTAGWVQERIGGGIAYTTVMTILTRLHAKGAVARERAGRSFEWTAVADEAGLAALRMRKVLDAGADRQAVLASFVTALSPGDEQLLRDLLAQASETGED; this comes from the coding sequence GTGAGAGACGACGCGAACAGCGGTGCCGGGCAGGCGTCCCGCCGTCGGGGCCAGGGCGAGCTGGAGGCCCAGGTGCTGGCCGCCGTGGGGGAGGGGTCGGGCCCGGTCACGGCCGGCTGGGTGCAGGAGCGCATCGGCGGCGGTATCGCCTACACGACGGTGATGACGATCCTGACGCGCCTCCACGCCAAGGGCGCCGTCGCCCGGGAGCGGGCAGGCCGCTCCTTCGAGTGGACGGCCGTCGCCGACGAGGCGGGACTGGCCGCGCTGCGGATGCGCAAGGTGCTGGACGCAGGGGCGGACCGGCAGGCCGTGCTGGCGAGCTTCGTGACGGCGCTGTCCCCCGGGGACGAGCAGCTGCTGCGGGATCTGCTGGCGCAGGCGTCGGAAACGGGTGAAGACTGA
- a CDS encoding FAD-dependent oxidoreductase has translation MNAPATPTGLPVVVIGAGPAGLAAAAHLEDRGLDFLVLEAGPHAGAATRDWAHVRLFSRWGEVVDPAAEKLLAPTGWVKPDAASYPTGGDWAELYLQPLADALGDRVRFGARVTGVSRSGRDRVVDADREAQPFVVHVEHADGREERVFARAVIDASGTWSTPGPAGGSGLPALGEKAAADRIAYRVPDLRDPAVRARYAGKRTAVIGSGASAFTALAYLADLAEADDGAGTKALWVLRRGISGSTFGGGEADQLPARGALGLAAKAAVDNGYAEAATGFRTDAFERAEDGRLVLVGEDGRRLDPVDEVIVLTGFRPDLAFLDELRLGLDDRLQAPLALAPLIDPNQHSCGTVYPHGVNELSHPEKDVYLVGMKSYGRAPTFLALTGYEQVRSIAAHLAGDREAAERVELTLPETGVCGGAGLFDEPAAAEETGGGCCAAPATLTIGAAPAPSGGC, from the coding sequence GTGAACGCGCCTGCCACCCCCACCGGCCTACCCGTCGTCGTGATCGGGGCCGGACCCGCCGGCCTGGCCGCCGCCGCCCACCTCGAAGACCGCGGCCTGGACTTCCTCGTCCTGGAGGCGGGCCCGCACGCAGGCGCCGCCACCCGCGACTGGGCCCACGTACGCCTGTTCTCGCGGTGGGGCGAGGTCGTGGACCCGGCCGCCGAGAAGCTCCTCGCCCCCACCGGCTGGGTCAAGCCGGATGCGGCCTCCTACCCCACGGGCGGGGACTGGGCCGAGCTCTACCTCCAGCCCCTCGCCGACGCCCTCGGCGACCGCGTCCGCTTCGGGGCCCGCGTCACCGGCGTCTCCCGCAGCGGCCGCGACCGCGTCGTCGACGCCGACCGCGAGGCCCAGCCCTTCGTCGTCCACGTCGAGCACGCCGACGGACGCGAGGAGCGCGTGTTCGCCCGCGCCGTGATCGACGCCTCCGGCACCTGGTCCACCCCCGGCCCGGCAGGCGGCAGCGGACTGCCCGCGCTGGGGGAGAAGGCCGCCGCCGACCGGATCGCCTACCGCGTCCCCGACCTCAGGGACCCGGCCGTCCGCGCCCGCTACGCGGGCAAGCGCACCGCCGTCATCGGCTCCGGCGCCTCCGCCTTCACCGCCCTCGCCTACCTCGCCGACCTCGCCGAGGCCGACGACGGCGCCGGGACCAAGGCGCTCTGGGTCCTGCGCCGCGGCATCTCCGGCTCCACCTTCGGCGGCGGCGAAGCCGACCAGCTGCCCGCCCGCGGCGCCCTCGGCCTCGCCGCCAAGGCCGCCGTCGACAACGGGTACGCCGAGGCGGCGACCGGCTTCCGCACCGACGCCTTCGAGCGGGCCGAGGACGGCCGCCTGGTCCTCGTCGGCGAGGACGGCCGCCGCCTGGACCCGGTCGACGAGGTCATCGTCCTGACCGGCTTCCGCCCTGACCTGGCGTTCCTGGACGAACTCCGCCTCGGCCTGGACGACCGCCTCCAGGCCCCGCTCGCCCTCGCGCCGCTGATCGACCCCAACCAGCACTCCTGCGGCACGGTCTACCCGCACGGAGTGAACGAGCTGTCCCACCCGGAGAAGGACGTCTACCTCGTCGGCATGAAGTCCTACGGCCGCGCCCCCACCTTCCTCGCCCTGACCGGCTACGAGCAGGTCCGCTCCATCGCCGCCCACCTCGCCGGCGACCGGGAAGCCGCCGAGCGCGTCGAACTCACCCTCCCGGAGACCGGGGTGTGCGGCGGCGCGGGACTCTTCGACGAGCCCGCAGCCGCGGAGGAGACCGGCGGCGGGTGCTGCGCGGCCCCGGCCACCCTCACCATCGGGGCCGCCCCCGCCCCATCCGGCGGCTGCTGA
- a CDS encoding sporulation protein — protein sequence MVFKRLLGSMGVGGPAVDTVLAPAGAVPGGTLSGEVRLTGGRADFDIDHITLELVARVEAETDHGEHDGAVVFERFTVGGGFRLAEGEHRSVPFAVALPWETPVTELYGQPLGIVLGVRTELGVRGAKDKGDLDALTVRPLPVQEAVLEAFGQLGFGFKSADLEYGRITGTGQQLPFYQEIELTPSSRYAHQASEIEITFLANPAGMEIVVEADKRGGLFSGGHDALARYTVSHDQAAHTDWNAEVDSWISRLLASHSGHAAHGSHGHDPYGHGHAVGHGHKDDHGGHRTGPGMGTVVAAGAAGLAVGVVGGMVAAEAVDEIGDFFEGDEDEDEEA from the coding sequence ATGGTGTTCAAGCGACTGCTCGGCTCGATGGGGGTCGGCGGCCCGGCCGTGGACACGGTCCTCGCCCCTGCCGGCGCCGTCCCCGGCGGCACCCTGTCCGGCGAGGTCCGCCTGACCGGCGGGCGCGCGGACTTCGACATCGACCACATCACACTCGAACTCGTGGCCCGTGTCGAGGCCGAGACCGACCACGGCGAGCACGACGGCGCGGTCGTCTTCGAGCGCTTCACCGTCGGGGGCGGCTTCCGCCTTGCCGAGGGCGAGCACCGCAGCGTCCCGTTCGCGGTCGCCCTGCCGTGGGAGACCCCGGTCACCGAGCTGTACGGGCAGCCGCTGGGCATCGTCCTGGGGGTGCGCACCGAACTCGGCGTGAGAGGTGCCAAGGACAAGGGCGACCTCGACGCCCTCACAGTCCGGCCCCTGCCGGTCCAGGAAGCGGTTCTGGAGGCGTTCGGCCAACTCGGCTTCGGCTTCAAGTCCGCCGACCTCGAGTACGGGCGCATCACCGGCACCGGCCAGCAGCTGCCCTTCTACCAGGAGATCGAGCTCACCCCGTCCTCCCGGTACGCCCACCAGGCGAGCGAGATCGAGATCACCTTCCTCGCGAACCCGGCGGGCATGGAGATCGTCGTCGAGGCGGACAAGCGCGGCGGCCTCTTCTCCGGCGGCCACGACGCCCTCGCCCGGTACACCGTCAGCCACGACCAGGCGGCGCACACCGACTGGAACGCCGAGGTCGACTCCTGGATCAGCCGTCTCCTCGCCTCTCACAGCGGCCACGCGGCGCACGGCTCCCACGGCCACGACCCGTACGGCCACGGGCACGCGGTCGGTCACGGCCACAAGGACGACCACGGCGGCCACCGCACCGGCCCCGGCATGGGCACCGTCGTCGCCGCCGGTGCGGCCGGCCTCGCCGTCGGCGTCGTCGGCGGCATGGTCGCCGCCGAAGCCGTCGACGAGATCGGGGACTTCTTCGAAGGGGACGAGGACGAGGACGAAGAGGCTTAG